A window of Rhizoctonia solani chromosome 5, complete sequence genomic DNA:
TCACAATCTCCCGCTCTATCGTCGATCATGCGTAATCGAAGAGCTCAGTTTTTGCCCATCCCATGGAGGGCGAGTATGAAACTCGAGTTGGATGAAGAACGGAGAAGAGAGCAAGAAGGGCTGGACAACCATTTCACTCTTGCTGGTAGGATCCTTCCTTTGATCGTATAATCTCGGTGCTGACTGAAGACAGACATCACACCCAAGAAATCTATACCGTAAATTTGGATATCCACTTTTTGGCGTAGGAACTAACACATTGATTTAGATACGTTCGAGAATTAACCAATAATGTTCTGTAAGTCTCCAAGCAACTCCTTTTTTGGTTCGTCATTGATGGGTTTGCCTTCAGTATCGATATCCCTTATTTTATGAGGTATGAGAGCTTCGCTCTACCAATACGGGCTTAGGCTGACGAAATAATAATAAAAGTCAACACCGAGATAGAATGATAGAATCGGTACGTTCATCAATTTCTACACTGCATGTCTTTACTGATCTCTCACTTCAGGTTTGCTTGACAGCGTGAGCCCCTGGTGCacgtttttctttcttttgcTCATCAATAATACTCTAGAAACCGCGCATATAGACTCTGGTGCGCGCGAAATCCAGATTTTGAAAGTCATGGGCGAGTCGTACGTCGATTATCATCATTCTAAAATAAAGCTCTACTGAGCACACATGTAGCATCTCTTGGCCCACTCTCTTGGATCAGCACTGTCCGCCCATATTCTCTCGGCTCAACCAACAATCCAACGCCCGCTTCCTGATTTTACACAGGAAGAGCTAAACAGCATGAACAGTCAGTTTTTATTTAATACTAGGTTTGTTTTGCATACCGTTTTCACTCGGGCGATGGCTAACTAGGGTGTATGCGTAGTCACATGTTTATGATTGGAAGCCCGTTGGGAATATTTATGCATATTAATCAGGCGCAGTTGATTGCGCGTAAGGTAAGAGTCTACGTTTAGGGCGCAATGAGTTGTTTATCATTTGTCCCAGGGCCGGGAGAGGACTATGGATGCTAGGGAGGATGAAGCGGTAAGAACATCCTTTCTGCCATCGTTTCAGTTGAGTTGATTTATGATCGTGCAGCTGGATCGTACTGGACGATTCGGTTGCTTGGCGGTCGATGCATTATATAACATTTTCAACCCTTCAGACCCAATCGCGTGAGTTTGGGCCATAGGCTTCGCGGCTTACCCACGAACTAACGCCACGCTATCACATAGGTATCTCCTCAACCCCTGTGTCGATTCCGAGTAAAGTACTTCACTCACAATTTGTATTTGTATGCTAATTGCCCCGATAGATTCGCAAAGACAATGAAGCAAAGTACGATACCTTCGGTCGGGACGACGACTCTCGCCACGCTAGGTTCACGAATCACCAAAATGTTTGATGGTTTTGCCCTGCCGTTGAGTGGCTCGCGCGCTGCAAGTCCTGCACCCAAATCTCGAGCCAAGCAAGAAGAAAGCATGGAGGCCATGGACTTAGGTGGCGAAGACAGGCTTGTTGGACAGGCTAGGGGCGAGAGTCGGGCTGAGAGGAGGTAAGTATGTTGTGCTTGTCAAACATACGAACCTAACACAGACGCGTTGTAGATTTCGGGCGTTGAATCCCCACGGGACAATCGATTTCGCTTTGCCTAGCGAGGGGACAATAAGCGATTACGTTGGTAAGTCCCACCTCGTATTTGAGACAAGTGTTGCCTTTGCTAATCGTTTGGCCGGAATCAGATATGATCACTGTAAGTCCCAAGGCCTTGATTGATCATTTCAGATATCAAACTTTATTTTTCAGGCTCACGGAGATTATTGGGCCGACTCGAGTCTGGCAACGTTCGTACTGACGGAGATTTTCGCTAGAAAAGAGGATTTGTTGAGAACCGGTATGAGCCTGGGTGTCAAGGGTTGACGCTTGGCTGTTGTATTTGTGGTATAGTTTTCTTTGGGATTCGAGAGGATTCACAGTGTAATTTAACGGCACAAGATTATGTATTGAGCCCATAGTATGGTATCTCCATTCTAGAGTGCCGGCCGCTGGGGACGCGGCACGCGGTGGAGTGTTTACATGCGTAGATTAGAACATGTTATTCGGTATCATAGCAGATTTTGAGCTCGATAGACGAATCTTTGAGCACTTGCGTCCCCCAAGCTTCCACACTTATCGATACGGCCCCCGACAAGTGTTGAGAATTTACCATCCTCTTGAGGTAGGCCTATCTACCAGGTTTTGGTCACGTATATATGATCACTGCCACCCGTACATTGAGGCGCTCTCTATAATGGATAATCCCTTGGTTGCTATGTGCTTTGAGTTATATAGGGACCCGAAAGGTGTATTTAGCAATCTACACTTGTTGAATTTTTCATAACCAACTACGCCATCTGCGCGCAATGTACAATCATTCGTTGTATTGTTCTTTGTATTTCGTTTTTGTCTTCATCTACCAGTTTAATTCCTTTGTTCATAGCCTTTTTTTCGTTTTGCTCCTGGAGCTGAACTTAAAATGCAAGTAAAAAGTACATATCGATTTCAATGCGGATATACCAAGCGTATGGTCAATACAGGGCCAAATTGGACTGTGAACAATAGAATACGAATTACACCTCGGGATCGGTTTCGCCCTTGAGTGCGTTTTGGATAATGCTCACGACAGCAAGGAAAGTAGTACCGGGTGAGGTTTCGAGTTTTTGACAAGTCTCTGGATTTAAAGCGCTGAAAAAAAAGCGACCAAGACCAAGGATCACATTTTGGAAGATGAGGCTTGATCCCCACCCATTACCAAACCCTTTTAGGATCTTTATAAGTTCGCTTTGGTTATGTGCGCAATAATGAAGTTGTGTGGTTTTCCATTCTGCAATCGAGCTGAATTCGTCCTGGTTCATCTTGTTAAGCACCACTTGTGCGCCCGCAGTTGGATTATCGCCCCTCTTGTCCAGGTGAGCAGCAACAGACCAGAAGATAACCCAGAAGAACGACTCGAGGTCATAAACAAAGCTATGATGATAGCGTTCACCAGCTTGCACGGAAAGAACACTGGTAGCCATGAATGCTGGAGTGCCCTGTAATCGGCTCTTTAGCTCAGTCGTATGCCTCAGGGGCCCAATCCGCTTACTGTTCGATAATCTACCACCCTGTTTCTTATGCATTTGCCTTGATGGCCATCTTTCTCACTTGTTGCTTTGATATGCACACCCTGGCCCAAGTTATTCTTGCGGCGCTTCCTTCCACTTACATTGGCTGTGTCTTCATCGCGCGGTCGAATGACCTTCCCATTTTGCTTTCTAGGAGTTAGTGGGCCTGAGTTTGCCTTTCCTGAAGGCGGAGAGTGTCGCGCATGCAGGTCGAAGTCCGAAAGTAGCCCCATTGGGTCGCGGCGCCCAAGATCCTGCAGTACTTGACGCAGTTTCTTCTCCGAGTCAGCTAGTTCCGGAGCCACGGGCAGCTCTGTCTGTTCCCGCCACTTCCTCTCAGCAAACACCTGTCCCTTCTTCACTATCATCACATTGCCATCGCTCACATCTCGATGTATGATTCCAAGGTTGTACATCCCCCAGTAGCCTGCTAATCTATAAGTAATTGTTCGTACATGCAGTATTAACTTGACATTACCTATCATTGCATCCAGAATGACGGTCATGAAATGCTCTGGAAACTTTGCCTTGCATAGCGCAACTCCAACGATCAGCATAAGTGCAtacgagtatatgcgcaagGATCGCACAAATGGAGTCGAATGATGCTCCGTTGTGTTCACCTCCTCTGATTGAAGATACGACAGTTATCACAATTTACACAAGCTGTAAAGAGGCAAATACTTACCAGGCTCTTCGCCATTTTCTTCATCTAGCACTAGTATGTCAATGTCCTGCATCCTGTCACACACCTCTAGCCCATCCACTTCAACTGTTGTGTCCACGCACTTCGCCTCCTTGCACCGACCCTCGGCTTGTTTTTCACATCGACACTTGCCaggtatatatacatcccaGTGACCAGAGTGCTGGGGAAGCCCAAACATTCCGTGGACTTCCTCTAGCACATCGCCTTCTGGAGTGCGTTCTGCGTCGCGCCACATAAGCTTGAGCGCATACTCTCGAGGCTCAACTTTCTTTGTTGCCTTTTGTTTGGCCTTGCGGCCTGGGTTTGCGCCTGCTTGTTGGTCGAACTTGAGTACTTCTTGTATATGCAGTACGATTGTTGCGCGGCCTCGGATGCATTGTCGGTGGCATAGTAGTTTGATCACCTTGAACCGCTGCAGACGATCCATAATTGCGGATATTGGGCCCTTGTTCTTGCTGTGTAGTGAGCCTGCTGAATGCCTGTCGAGCTCCGACTCCGGTAGGTCAATATAGTAAGTCAGGCGCCCAGCCTTGTTGCGTTCAAACGTGAATGCTGGATCCAGCCCCTCGTCAACCCGGTCTAACATCAATAGGGACGCAAATGCACGCGTGAACGTGTCCGACTGCTCTATCATGTTGATAGAACCTGAGTACAGCACTCCAGCCCGGTCGAACCGCACAAACGTTGCATGATGACCGCAGATCAGCAATGCATATAAGTGACGACGGTGTAGCTGGTGGACAAACATGGCTCGAGCATACCGACACAGTTGCTTGATGCCGCCTTTGTGGTGTTGAGCCAACCTCTTGACCTCAATGGGCATGCGGACGTTCTCCCAGTGACGCTGCTCGTCTTGAAATAGCACAAGGTCTGGCTTGATATTCTCGGTATTGGCAAGGTCGGAGGAAATGGGATACTTGTGATTATCGATGATTGGAACTGTTGCCGGTCTGTTGTTGGATCTAGGAACCAAGTCGAGGGGAGGTCCATGTACTTGATCCACTGCGTTTTTTATTGTGTTCAGTACATCCAGCACAGGCTTGTATAGCTTGTTCTCGTGAGAGATCAGTCTCGGGAATGACCATTTGCCGCGTTTGAATTGGCTCTTGTTTTCGCGGCAAGACTGAAGGATGCTATCAAGTTTCGCATCATCGCCAGACAGAAAATGGTCGATAAATTTCGGGTCCTTGAATATTGCGCCACGCAGCTCACGCTCAATTTCAATATCCATCGTGTTCTGCTTCTGTGACTTGGGCTCGGCGGTTGATGGTTTGTTTTTCTGAGCAGCGTAGGAAGCGCGGTAGGACTTGGGGGACGTACGAATGGTGCCAGCAGTTGACTGACGGAAAGGTGTGTCCAAGTTGGCTTGGCTCAGCCTTTGAGGTGTAGCCCGGAGAATGGGCTCAGGGGCCGGTGCGTTCTTTGTCCCAGATGAAGCACGAGTCGACCTGCGCCCGGTATTTAACTTGGAACTGTTATCGGCAACCTTTGTTGGTCTTGAGTTGTGGGTACGTTTATGCTTTGGAGGCATGACTAAATTGGACTAGACCAGACAATGGGGAGGGTGGGACTACTTACGTCGATACCTTGGGTCTTTAAGAGCCCCTATGATGCCTAGACAGACTGATCAATATCTCCTAAGATCTTGGGTGGTCAATGTTGATCATTCAGGCTAGGGGCTGATGATCTCAAAATGTGTGGCGAAGAACGGGCGATTTCTAAAATCTCTAAGCACGTGCAAATGGGTTGGGTACGGCAAAGACCCTGTTGATCAAGACGGACCACAATGACCCGATCATGATGTACGAAAGCCTCAGGGGATACGTATTGACATATATCTGCCTAGCTGCGCAACAAATAATTACATGAGTAGAATAAAATGTGCATACACATGGGTTAAGTAAGTCTGCATGTGTACTACAGGATAGTGGTGGGAGTAACGGGTTGCT
This region includes:
- a CDS encoding Tyrosine kinase specific for activated, which gives rise to MPPKHKRTHNSRPTKVADNSSKLNTGRRSTRASSGTKNAPAPEPILRATPQRLSQANLDTPFRQSTAGTIRTSPKSYRASYAAQKNKPSTAEPKSQKQNTMDIEIERELRGAIFKDPKFIDHFLSGDDAKLDSILQSCRENKSQFKRGKWSFPRLISHENKLYKPVLDVLNTIKNAVDQVHGPPLDLVPRSNNRPATVPIIDNHKYPISSDLANTENIKPDLVLFQDEQRHWENVRMPIEVKRLAQHHKGGIKQLCRYARAMFVHQLHRRHLYALLICGHHATFVRFDRAGVLYSGSINMIEQSDTFTRAFASLLMLDRVDEGLDPAFTFERNKAGRLTYYIDLPESELDRHSAGSLHSKNKGPISAIMDRLQRFKVIKLLCHRQCIRGRATIVLHIQEVLKFDQQAGANPGRKAKQKATKKVEPREYALKLMWRDAERTPEGDVLEEVHGMFGLPQHSGHWDVYIPGKCRCEKQAEGRCKEAKCVDTTVEVDGLEVCDRMQDIDILVLDEENGEEPEEVNTTEHHSTPFVRSLRIYSYALMLIVGVALCKAKFPEHFMTVILDAMIGYWGMYNLGIIHRDVSDGNVMIVKKGQVFAERKWREQTELPVAPELADSEKKLRQVLQDLGRRDPMGLLSDFDLHARHSPPSGKANSGPLTPRKQNGKVIRPRDEDTANVSGRKRRKNNLGQGVHIKATSEKDGHQGKCIRNRVVDYRTGTPAFMATSVLSVQAGERYHHSFVYDLESFFWVIFWSVAAHLDKRGDNPTAGAQVVLNKMNQDEFSSIAEWKTTQLHYCAHNQSELIKILKGFGNGWGSSLIFQNVILGLGRFFFSALNPETCQKLETSPGTTFLAVVSIIQNALKGETDPEV
- a CDS encoding phospholipase; the encoded protein is MEVDEQQAPEIYVQWYHAGPAELLSSAPVTLDPTAWQKLSREESNACEGVWKSLSSEEQATAHQFIEDELQVPSLDEDDNDFLGVPVGTDKLFEINLYPVFWRAPGPPIKVRRCVWMYDENRAVEPALSRELEEAYQYVPHSSYLPSQWGLTHILYLGSQIKPYLPSYPDEVQAALSAGTLEAQDKLKTVLQKSNHSAVFQDARSARIFQGTTPPSVGLFSWGMGRGRGGLFPGATVVWRGIEAAEEVTAAVAATGAGGKDKDKPSRPALEGRRLSVSSLEEGANKRQKLEVAPDASRIRRPGVHPRQSEDGITRSESPASTKSEGDRPKKVLEVEPVPQDEDTVVTDLFLIIHGIGQGYTAQYEAWDFTKQSQSPALSSIMRNRRAQFLPIPWRASMKLELDEERRREQEGLDNHFTLADITPKKSIPYVRELTNNVLIDIPYFMSQHRDRMIESVCLTANRAYRLWCARNPDFESHGRVHLLAHSLGSALSAHILSAQPTIQRPLPDFTQEELNSMNSQFLFNTSHMFMIGSPLGIFMHINQAQLIARKGRERTMDAREDEALDRTGRFGCLAVDALYNIFNPSDPIAYLLNPCVDSEFAKTMKQSTIPSVGTTTLATLGSRITKMFDGFALPLSGSRAASPAPKSRAKQEESMEAMDLGGEDRLVGQARGESRAERRFRALNPHGTIDFALPSEGTISDYVDMITAHGDYWADSSLATFVLTEIFARKEDLLRTGMSLGVKG